TATTATTAGTCAACCTGAAAGGAATGATTGCTCTGAAAAGAAGTACTTATTTTACACTTATCAATATTTAGATAATTATGCAGCATATATTTTTTACTGTAATGCCTTTCATCAATTATTAATTGATGGGTGTATAAAGTCTGATGAAGAGAAATCAATGGTATATCAATTTTTTGCATTAATGAAAAAAGAGTATCCAGATTCAGAGTTAATGAATGAAAAAATACGTGAATATGAGAAAGTATCCAATCTTAAATTGGATTAGAAGCAAAAATCATATATAACTCACTTTGGTTTATTTCTAAAAGTAAAATCAACTTATACAACAGGGGTTACACTTCTGCAACAGTCGTTCCTGAAATGTAACTCCTGTTCTTTACTTATGAAAAAACTTAATGTCTTCCTTTGGGTTTACCTTTTGCGGCTGTAGTGTGGCCAGCTTCTTGAGAGCTGTCGGTGATAGCTGAGATAAAATCAGAACGTATATTCTCCAACTCAACCATATTTTTATTGGCCATGTTGCGGATAGCCTCAGTGCCAGTATGTCCAAGATAGTCTATGTGTTTCGCTTGAGCTGAAATAAGTTCTTTTTCTTGTTCAACAAGCTTTTTTGCAAAATCTGGATTTATCTTCATTAAATCTTTATACTCACTTGCAATAAAATCAGCTCTGGCATCTTGTAACTTTACCATTTGTTCAATTATTGGAAATACGCTTTTATCAATACCATGTATCTCGACTTGGTATTTCAATTTCTCATTTAATGCACCAAACCTTTTTAATTGGTCTTGAATTTCCTTTTCAGTAGTACCCATAAATTCCTCCTTTTAGAATTATAGTTTTATTATACACTATATATATTAATAAATGGTTAACGGGCATACATTTTTGTACGATTAATAAAATATTTAATCTAATGATTATATAGAATAATAAATTTAAAAATTCCCTTTGAAATCTTGAATAAAAGGATATTTTTGCTCAACCTAAAGCCTTACGAGCATGCCCGTTATAATATTTCTTGCCGCAATTGGTTTCTTAACTGCTATTCTCTTTTTTGCTAAACTATCAACCTTTGCTTTAGGGTGCTTGCCACCTATGATAGCATAATAATTACTGATATTTTGGGTTAAAAAAACGGTACAAGCTCGGCTGCTTCTCGCTGTTGTTTGAAAAAGCATATCATATTCTGTTACAAAAAACTGGCTTTCATCTACCCACAAAAAAACGGGTACGGCTTGACCGTTAATTATCTTTCTGCGCTCGGTTGCTTGTTGCCACATTAGCTTAAAAATACTTTGTGCATAGATGCCGATTTCCAAAAAGTCTTTAACAGGAAAATCTAAGATTATGATTTTGCCCTCATGGGTGATTTCAGGTTTAAGGTTGATACCTTTTGCAAATTGTTTGGCAAGTAAACCAGTTAGAAAAGGCTCAGCTATACCTAAAAAAGATTCAGAAACTCCCGCTCTGGTATCATTACCAAGCTTAGGATAATCCCTCATAAAATAGCGGTAAACCAAATTGAAGCAAACTTTATCATCTTCATTAAGCTCGGTTTCTGCGGCTTTTAAAATACATTTAGTGCAATAGCCTGTTTCTAAAAACCAGTTTTCAAGCTCTTCTTCTGTTTCAAAAGTAGCGACATGCTCCATATAGTCTTTACCTGTAGGAGCGGAATTTATCACCTCAGCCATATTTGCTACTGATAATTCTTCCCCTGAAAGCTTCAATAAATCAATTATGCGGATAATACAGCGACGTAAAGCATTTTCCCAAAATCGCTCACTTTCTTTTGCTTCTCCGCCATTGATGCGCTGCCCTAATTGAAAAATATTCATAAAGAGGGTTACTAAGTTTTGGGTTGCTCCTGCGCCTTCTCCTTCACGCTCAATTTCATATTGGAGCGGGTTGAACTCATGGCCACTATTTTTAGAGAATACTATAATATCGTCTTCTCGCCCTACTTTACGGGCATACTCAAGCCAATTATCTTTTTCATCAGGTTTGCCACAAAGTACCAATCCACCAAAGCCGCTTTCTAAAAATCGCAAGGCTAAAGTTTTACCTGAGCCGCTGCTTTTACCCGAACCAATACCGCCAAAAATTTGAGTACCGCGCACGGCATCGGCAATTGTCCAACGGTCAGAGGGATTTTCCGAAAGTTGCAGCAAAGGATATTCAAGGTCTTTGAAGGGGTTATACTGAGGTGTTTCAGGCGGAAATAAATAACGATTTTTAACTGGTTTTATAGAGGTGGCTTTTTTGCCAAATAAACCTTTAAATGAAAAGTCATGCAATTCTAATTCCATATCCGAAGCAGGGGTTTTTGTTCCTTAGCCATCTAAGGGGAGATGTCTGTGTAAAATAATTACTATAACGTTATAGATACTGATTGTAGATTTTGTAAATTTACACTACTAATTTTCAGGAACAAATTAACTTTATCTAAATGCTTCGGATAACCCCTAACAATTCTCCTGAAGGTGCTTCACGCTATTATGATGAAGGGCTATCAAAACAAGATTACTACGCTGAAAAAGGTGAAATAATCGGCAATTGGGGCGGTAAATCTGCCGAAAAACTTGGCCTAACTGGTGAAGTAACAAAGGATAGCTTTACAGCACTATGTTACAACATCAACCCTGAAACCGCTGAACAACTAACCGCACGTCATAACGAAAACCGTCGTGTAGGCTATGATTTCACCTTTAGCGTTCCAAAATCAGTTTCAATAGCATACGGCATCAACGATGATAAAAATATACTTGATGCGTTTCGTAATTCCGTTTCTGAAACTATGCAGCACATTGAAAACGATGCTGCAACACGGGTTAGAAAAAACGGCCAAGATAGCGACCGCCAAACGGGAAATCTCATTTGGGGTGAGTTTATACATACTACATCACGGCCTGTTGATGGTGTACCAGATTGCCATTTACACGCCCATTGCTTCGCCTTCAATTCAACCTTTGATGAACAGGAGCAAGTTTGGAAAGCTGCTCAGTTTGGACAAATTAAAACTGATGCACCATACTATGAGGCTTATTTTAATTCGCTATTAGCAGATAAACTACAAAAAGTGGGTTATGAGTTGGAGCGCAACAAAACAAATTTTGAACTGGCTGGCATATCGAGAGAAACCATTGATAAATTTTCCCGTCGTACTAATGAGATTGAAAAGCTTGCTGCTGAAAAAGAAATAACCAATGCCAAAGCATTAGATAATTTAGGAGCAAAAACCCGTGAGCATAAGCGTAAAGGGCTTAGAGCTGATGAACTGCGGGAGATTTGGAAAAATAGGCTTACTGATGATGAAGCTCAAAAAATTTCGTCCGCCTTCGGCGGAAACAGTTTTGCTATTGAAAAGAAAAAAGAACTTAAAGCAAACAAAAGCCTTACTCCTAACCAATGTATAGATTATTCCCTAAACCATTCTTTAGAAAGAAAATCAGCCATTGAAGAGAAAAAGCTTTTAACTGAGGCTTTCAAGCGTGGTTTTACTTTCTGTACTCCTGACCAAGTCAGACAGGCTTTTGATAATAGAAAAGATTTAATTCATGGAAATATTGAGGGTAAAAAACTCATTACCACTAAAACCGAAATACAAGAAGAAAACCAACTTATACAATCTTGCATCAGCTCCAAAGGTAGATTTAAACCCCTTAATGATAATTACCAATATAAAAATGAAGCCTTAAATTATGAACAAAGACAAGCAATAAGCCACGCTTTAGGCTCAAATGACGGAATTATTGCCATTGAAGGCGGGGCCGGAACGGGCAAAACTACCCTGATGGGTGAAGTAAAAAACGGCATTGAAGAATCTGGACGCAAAATATTTGCTTTTGCTCCTTCCTCCGAAGCATCACGGGGAGTGCTGCGTGGTGAAGGTTATAAAGAAGCTGATACTTTAGCTTCACTCCTGGCAAATAAGGATTTGCAACAACAAACCAAAAATCACGTGCTTTGGATAGATGAAGCTGGCATGGTTGGCAATAAAACCATGAATCAATTAATGGAATTAGCCAAACGCAATAATAACCGTATAATTTTAACGGGAGACACAAAGCAACATTCATCGGTTGAAAGGGGTGATGCGTTCCGCAATATTCAGGAAAAAGGCGGCATAAAAGCAATTAGAGTAAATGAGGTTGTAAGGCAAAAAAACGCCAAAACCTATAAACAGGCAATGGAATTTATTTCAAAAGGGGATTTTGAAAAAGGCTATGAGCAACTTGACAAAAACGGCTCTATCCGTGAAATACAGGACAAAGACCAACGCTTGAAAGAAATTGCAACTGAATATTTACAGGGTATTTCAGAACGGAAAGGCAAGGGTTTTAAAGAGGTGTTAGTAGTTGCTCCAACTCACAAAGAAGGGGAAATGGTAACGGATAAAATCCGTGAAGTACTTCAAAAAGCTGGCCGAATTGATAAAGATGATATTCAGGTAACTAAGCTTAAAAACTTAAACCTTACTGAGGCAGAAAGACAAGATGCCGTAAATTATCAAGCTGGCCACGTGGTAGAATTTAACCAGAATATTAAAGGCTTTAAGGCTGGCGAAAAATTTCAAATTACGGGTAAAGATGAAAACGGGAATGTATTTGTAAAAAATGGGAATTCTCAAACAGTGCTGCCGAAAGATGAAGCGGCCAAGTTTCAAGTATATGCACCTCAAAACGCTAATTTTGCCACTGGTGATAAAATACGCATAACCAAGAATGGCAAGGCTACAAACGGAACAAAGCTCAATAACGGGCAGATATATAACGTTACAGGCTTTGACAATGAGGGTAATTTACGCCTGAGTAATGGCTCAACCCTAAATAAAGATTTTGGACATTTTACGCATGGTTACGCTGTAACTTCTAACACATCACAAGGCAAAACCGTTGATAAAGTGATAGTGGCGCAAAGCTCCTATTCCTTCGGAGCATCAACCAAAGAACAATTTTATGTTTCTGTATCACGGGGTAAAGAGGCGGTTTCAGTATACACAGATAGCAAAGAAGATTTGCGAAATATTGTAAGTAATCGGAGTACTGAGCGTATTTCCGCCCATGATGTAGCAGATAAAGCAGGTGCTACTGAAAAGAAAATAATGCAACAAGCTGTTTTAGTGAACCGTTTACAATCATTGGCCAATGCTTACGCATCTTGGAAAAGTAAGGCTGAAAATATTAGCCGTGTAGCTGTTTCCAACCTGAAAGAAGCAGCATCAAAACTAAAACCTGCAAATACATTTACCCAAACTTCAAACCATGTTATAACACAAAATGAGCCTAAAAGAGCAACTTTTAAGAGATAAGCCTAAAATGTCTATTACCGAAACTACAGAAGAACTTGAAGAAAGCGGAAGTGAATTTTGGGGCATTGAGCGAGTAGCAAGCAGACGGGCTATTATGCTTGATGTACGGCTAAAGGGTGGCAAATTTTATGCGCTGCCTTACTCCTACATGACCAAGGTAAAATTTGACCCTTCCGAAGGGTTAGAAATTTATATATCAGGCAATTATGTAAAAATAACGGGGCGTAACTTGCACGAAATTTACTTTCAACTGTTACGGCATAGGGTGAGTTTTATTCAGGCAAATATTTCTGATATGGACTTGACCGATGAAAATAAAACCTACATCAAAGATATTGAGGTAACGGAAGATGCACCATAAGTAGTTAATGATATACTTAATTCAGTATTTCAGTATTTCAGTATTTACTGATTTCAACATTTCTTTATTTCATTAACTACAGATTTTACACAACAATGAAAATATCATCTTTTTTATAAACATAACTATCTAGTATTCAGCGAAAAGTAGTAAAATATTAGAAAGTAAAATCAAGAAAAGAACATTTGATTGATTTACGCTGTTAATTGTGATATATTTGAAAAAAGGTTGTGTTATGGTAGTAGAACGTCAAAACAATGAGATTTTAATCCGTTTACCTGATAGCTTCGACATTCAGGAAGTACAGCGGTTGCTCGATTATTTCCGCTTTATGGAATCATCGAGTAAAAACCAAGGAACGGAAGAACAAGCCGCTACTCTTGCCCGTCAGGTAGAAAATAATTGGTGGAAAGAAAATAAGTCTCGATTTCTACCATGATTATTATTGTTGATACAAACATTCTGTTTAGTGCGCTTATTTCCCCTAATAGCCTAATAAACAAGCTTCTCGCTTACCCTTCTTTGGATGTTCGCTATATAACTTGTCATTATGCCTTAGCTGAATTATTCAAGCATCAGACTAAGATAGTTAAACACTCAAAAAAGCCTGTAAATGAAGTGGTTTATGATTTTTCAACCCTCATAAATCGCCTTCAACTTTATAATGAAACGCTTATTGAAAAACAGTATTGGCAGGAAGCGAACCGCCTAACGGAAGGCGTTGATAATTATGATATAAGCTATGTTGCATTAGCACTACAGCACAATTCAAAGCTGTGGACTGGTGATAAAAAGCTTATTACTCATTTGCGTTCAATGGGATTTACACAAGTAGTTGATACCTCTGAGCTTTACGGTTTATTTGGGGGTATGTGGTAAAAGTACTATTAAACAAGTCTTACTATTCCCGTTAGCCCCTGAATTTCATTCAAGCTATCGGGTTTTATTTTTGTAGAGCGGTGTTTATCTCTTCTTGGTTTGGCTCTTCTGATTTTTTAGGTTGATGCTGTACAAAACCCGCAATGATTGCGGCTTGGTTATGTGTGTTACCTTTTTCATCTTTAAAAGGCTTATATGAAAGGGAGCCTACCAGCTCTACTTTATCACCCTTCTTGAGCTTTTCAGCAAATTGGATGGCAGCAGGGCGGAAAACTAACACATTATGCCAAATAGTTTCTTTTTCGTGCCATTGGCCAGCATCATCTTTGTAGCTGTCGGTAGTGGCAATGCTCAAGGCAACAAACTTTTTACCTTCCTGCTCAATTATTTTTGCATCTTGATCTAAGAAGCCAGTTAGTTCAACTCGGTTATTTGATGACATAAAAAATCTCCTTGTTTTGGAAGGAGATTAGCAGAACTTAAAAAATGTATCAATAGAGTTATTAATAGTATCCACCTCTGGGCAAAAACATTTCACTTGTGAGATTTTTTCTTACATGATTATTAGTTATAAAGAAGGCGCTTTTAATTGAAAGGCTTTTTGTTATAGGTTCTTCGTCTGTGAAAACTGTTATTTTAATTTCTTTTTCAAGAAGTCCTCCGTGAACATCATGGTTCCATATTTGAATACGTATTTCTTCTGTATTGTAAGTTTGTCCTGAAAATATTTTATCCTTTTCAAAATCAAAAAATCCTTTTTCCTCTTCTTGTCTAAATTTTAATTTATCATAATCACTTCTATCGGTGTAGAGTTGGAGAGGTATCTCTATTTGAACAAGTAAACCGTTAATAACTTTTTGTGATATATTTTCTATTAACACTCTAATATAAAAAGTAGTATAATCATATAACCCTCCTTGCATTGATGAGCCTGCTTCCTTTATGGCTAAACCTTTAATATGTATTTTAGGTCTTTCTTTTACATGCTCGACAAAACCAGAAGAGCTTATTGGTTCTACTTCTGGTTTGTTTAAAGCAACTTCTTTAAAGTTATGGGTTGGTATATCTTGTAATTTAGCAAATAATCTTTGTTGTTCTACCTTATTAAATGGATTAGAAAAATCAACTATATCTTTATTTTTGAATGCTAATGGAGTATATTCATCTTTTATGCCAAAAGGAGATATGAGTATATATTTATTTCTATTTTTATCCATATCGTTAAGTATCAGAGAAAATTCTGTACCAACCCCACTTTTAAATCCTTCTGCCTTGCTTTTATACCCAGAAGAAAGAACAATAATAACTTTTTTATAATCAGTCATTCCCTTATGCATCATTTGCATAAAATCCGTTGCAGTTTCTCTCTGGTTAATCAGTCTGTCGTTCTCGGCATCAAAACCGTTTTCTCTTAAAAAATTTACAAATGAATGCACCCAATTCTCATGATCTATATCCCCCCAAGCATAAGTTACAAATAATTCTTTTAGTACTTTTTCATTCTCTTCCATGCTAAAAAATATTTTAATAAAAATTTAGGCTCATAGCTTCATTCTTTTTACCTGCGCTTTAATAAGAAATTCGTTGAAGTCTTTGTATTTCTTATAAATATGTGAGAAATCTTCTGTAATTTCTTGAAATTCACCACAAAAAAAGGCTTTCACCTTCTGGCCTGTGGTATCATTATCCAAATAAAGTGAAATTTTTGAATAATTACCTGCTTTTAGGCGGTCTTTTGCTTCCTGCTGAAAAGAAACAGAATTCATTATTAGTACATCAGCCTCTACTAAGCTTTGAAATTTAGCTAAATCTACTGATTGATAATAAGTTAAGGCAGATAAGAAATCCATAAACCCTTCAAAAACTGCGGCTTTACCTTGCTCTTTGCCTTTTACAAAGCTTATGCCTTTTTGCCCTATAGAGCTTTTGAAATAGGCGTTGCGGATTTCGTACCCTTCATTTTCATTACG
This genomic interval from Runella sp. SP2 contains the following:
- the mobF gene encoding MobF family relaxase; translation: MLRITPNNSPEGASRYYDEGLSKQDYYAEKGEIIGNWGGKSAEKLGLTGEVTKDSFTALCYNINPETAEQLTARHNENRRVGYDFTFSVPKSVSIAYGINDDKNILDAFRNSVSETMQHIENDAATRVRKNGQDSDRQTGNLIWGEFIHTTSRPVDGVPDCHLHAHCFAFNSTFDEQEQVWKAAQFGQIKTDAPYYEAYFNSLLADKLQKVGYELERNKTNFELAGISRETIDKFSRRTNEIEKLAAEKEITNAKALDNLGAKTREHKRKGLRADELREIWKNRLTDDEAQKISSAFGGNSFAIEKKKELKANKSLTPNQCIDYSLNHSLERKSAIEEKKLLTEAFKRGFTFCTPDQVRQAFDNRKDLIHGNIEGKKLITTKTEIQEENQLIQSCISSKGRFKPLNDNYQYKNEALNYEQRQAISHALGSNDGIIAIEGGAGTGKTTLMGEVKNGIEESGRKIFAFAPSSEASRGVLRGEGYKEADTLASLLANKDLQQQTKNHVLWIDEAGMVGNKTMNQLMELAKRNNNRIILTGDTKQHSSVERGDAFRNIQEKGGIKAIRVNEVVRQKNAKTYKQAMEFISKGDFEKGYEQLDKNGSIREIQDKDQRLKEIATEYLQGISERKGKGFKEVLVVAPTHKEGEMVTDKIREVLQKAGRIDKDDIQVTKLKNLNLTEAERQDAVNYQAGHVVEFNQNIKGFKAGEKFQITGKDENGNVFVKNGNSQTVLPKDEAAKFQVYAPQNANFATGDKIRITKNGKATNGTKLNNGQIYNVTGFDNEGNLRLSNGSTLNKDFGHFTHGYAVTSNTSQGKTVDKVIVAQSSYSFGASTKEQFYVSVSRGKEAVSVYTDSKEDLRNIVSNRSTERISAHDVADKAGATEKKIMQQAVLVNRLQSLANAYASWKSKAENISRVAVSNLKEAASKLKPANTFTQTSNHVITQNEPKRATFKR
- a CDS encoding PIN domain-containing protein is translated as MIIIVDTNILFSALISPNSLINKLLAYPSLDVRYITCHYALAELFKHQTKIVKHSKKPVNEVVYDFSTLINRLQLYNETLIEKQYWQEANRLTEGVDNYDISYVALALQHNSKLWTGDKKLITHLRSMGFTQVVDTSELYGLFGGMW
- a CDS encoding single-stranded DNA-binding protein, which gives rise to MSSNNRVELTGFLDQDAKIIEQEGKKFVALSIATTDSYKDDAGQWHEKETIWHNVLVFRPAAIQFAEKLKKGDKVELVGSLSYKPFKDEKGNTHNQAAIIAGFVQHQPKKSEEPNQEEINTALQK
- a CDS encoding SEFIR domain-containing protein, which encodes MEENEKVLKELFVTYAWGDIDHENWVHSFVNFLRENGFDAENDRLINQRETATDFMQMMHKGMTDYKKVIIVLSSGYKSKAEGFKSGVGTEFSLILNDMDKNRNKYILISPFGIKDEYTPLAFKNKDIVDFSNPFNKVEQQRLFAKLQDIPTHNFKEVALNKPEVEPISSSGFVEHVKERPKIHIKGLAIKEAGSSMQGGLYDYTTFYIRVLIENISQKVINGLLVQIEIPLQLYTDRSDYDKLKFRQEEEKGFFDFEKDKIFSGQTYNTEEIRIQIWNHDVHGGLLEKEIKITVFTDEEPITKSLSIKSAFFITNNHVRKNLTSEMFLPRGGYY